The Juglans regia cultivar Chandler chromosome 2, Walnut 2.0, whole genome shotgun sequence genome includes a window with the following:
- the LOC109000783 gene encoding E3 ubiquitin-protein ligase RGLG1-like isoform X4, translating to MIELMGGACCSRHVTAVSPSQDFEPRQHFASAPPIYVSSGASEPRRLYVEDSNIAVRHNRLEEVLEALAHAGLESSNLIVGIDFTKSNEWTGTESFYRRSLHHIGDEQNPYEQAMSIIGKALASFNENNLIRCFGFGDATARYQEVFSFYPDEKLCNGYEEVLGRYRELVPYVQLAGPTSFAPVIEMAITVIEKSGGQYHVLLIIADGKADTLHLGKTFDAIVKESEYPLSIILVGVGDGPWDSMREFIDSIPVRGFDNFQFVNFTEIMSKNMDQPQKEAEFSLAGLIKLPSQYKKIIELNLLGVSRGMAIHRAPLPPPMHTTASFGTQESSIWRNLILSAPSSNVDHTVGGFALPCYTFVNCVMHTLLLELAICL from the exons AT GATAGAGCTGATGGGTGGGGCCTGTTGTTCACGGCATGTTACAGCTGTTTCACCAAGCCAGGACTTTGAGCCAAGGCAGCATTTTGCCTCTGCACCTCCAATATATGTTTCTAGTGGGGCCTCCGAGCCAAGGAGGTTATATGTGGAGGATTCAAACATAGCTGTCCGTCATAACAGGCTGGAAGAG GTTCTTGAAGCATTGGCACATGCTGGCCTGGAGTCTTCCAATCTTATTGTTGGTATTGACTTCACAAAGAGCAATGAGTGGACAG GCACTGAGTCCTTCTACCGGAGAAGTTTGCATCATATTGGAGATGAACAAAATCCCTATGAACAGGCGATGTCTATTATTGGAAAAGCATTGGCTTCCTTTAATGAGAACAACTTGATTCGCTGTTTTGGATTTGGGGATG CAACAGCACGTTACCAAGAAGTTTTCAGTTTCTATCCAGATGAGAAGTTATGTAATGGATATGAAGAAGTATTGGGACGATATAGAGAATTGGTACCTTATGTACAGCTTGCTG GGCCAACATCGTTTGCCCCTGTCATTGAAATGGCCATCACTGTCATTGAGAAAAGTGGTGGCCAGTATCATGTGTTACTGATAATAGCTGATGGAAAG GCAGACACACTACACTTGGGGAAAACTTTTGATGCAATAGTAAAAGAGAG TGAGTATCCTTTGTCAATTATTCTAGTTGGGGTTGGAGATGGGCCATGGGATAGCATGAGAGAATTCATTGATAGCATCCCTGTTCGCGGCTTTGATAATTTCCAG TTTGTGAATTTTACAGAGATAATGTCAAAGAATATGGACCAACCCCAAAAAGAAGCAGAATTTTCTCTTGCAGGCTTGATTAAACTACCATCTCagtataaaaaaatcatagagCTTAATTTATTGGG TGTTAGTAGAGGGATGGCTATTCACAGGGCCCCTCTTCCCCCACCTATGCATACTACAGCTTCTTTCGGCACCCAAGAATCTTCAATTTGGAGAAACTTGATTCTGAGTGCACCCTCTTCCAATGT
- the LOC109000783 gene encoding E3 ubiquitin-protein ligase RGLG1-like isoform X5, whose amino-acid sequence MGGACCSRHVTAVSPSQDFEPRQHFASAPPIYVSSGASEPRRLYVEDSNIAVRHNRLEEVLEALAHAGLESSNLIVGIDFTKSNEWTGTESFYRRSLHHIGDEQNPYEQAMSIIGKALASFNENNLIRCFGFGDATARYQEVFSFYPDEKLCNGYEEVLGRYRELVPYVQLAGPTSFAPVIEMAITVIEKSGGQYHVLLIIADGKADTLHLGKTFDAIVKESEYPLSIILVGVGDGPWDSMREFIDSIPVRGFDNFQFVNFTEIMSKNMDQPQKEAEFSLAGLIKLPSQYKKIIELNLLGVSRGMAIHRAPLPPPMHTTASFGTQESSIWRNLILSAPSSNVDHTVGGFALPCYTFVNCVMHTLLLELAICL is encoded by the exons ATGGGTGGGGCCTGTTGTTCACGGCATGTTACAGCTGTTTCACCAAGCCAGGACTTTGAGCCAAGGCAGCATTTTGCCTCTGCACCTCCAATATATGTTTCTAGTGGGGCCTCCGAGCCAAGGAGGTTATATGTGGAGGATTCAAACATAGCTGTCCGTCATAACAGGCTGGAAGAG GTTCTTGAAGCATTGGCACATGCTGGCCTGGAGTCTTCCAATCTTATTGTTGGTATTGACTTCACAAAGAGCAATGAGTGGACAG GCACTGAGTCCTTCTACCGGAGAAGTTTGCATCATATTGGAGATGAACAAAATCCCTATGAACAGGCGATGTCTATTATTGGAAAAGCATTGGCTTCCTTTAATGAGAACAACTTGATTCGCTGTTTTGGATTTGGGGATG CAACAGCACGTTACCAAGAAGTTTTCAGTTTCTATCCAGATGAGAAGTTATGTAATGGATATGAAGAAGTATTGGGACGATATAGAGAATTGGTACCTTATGTACAGCTTGCTG GGCCAACATCGTTTGCCCCTGTCATTGAAATGGCCATCACTGTCATTGAGAAAAGTGGTGGCCAGTATCATGTGTTACTGATAATAGCTGATGGAAAG GCAGACACACTACACTTGGGGAAAACTTTTGATGCAATAGTAAAAGAGAG TGAGTATCCTTTGTCAATTATTCTAGTTGGGGTTGGAGATGGGCCATGGGATAGCATGAGAGAATTCATTGATAGCATCCCTGTTCGCGGCTTTGATAATTTCCAG TTTGTGAATTTTACAGAGATAATGTCAAAGAATATGGACCAACCCCAAAAAGAAGCAGAATTTTCTCTTGCAGGCTTGATTAAACTACCATCTCagtataaaaaaatcatagagCTTAATTTATTGGG TGTTAGTAGAGGGATGGCTATTCACAGGGCCCCTCTTCCCCCACCTATGCATACTACAGCTTCTTTCGGCACCCAAGAATCTTCAATTTGGAGAAACTTGATTCTGAGTGCACCCTCTTCCAATGT
- the LOC109000783 gene encoding E3 ubiquitin-protein ligase RGLG1-like isoform X3, with amino-acid sequence MLYVICRIELMGGACCSRHVTAVSPSQDFEPRQHFASAPPIYVSSGASEPRRLYVEDSNIAVRHNRLEEVLEALAHAGLESSNLIVGIDFTKSNEWTGTESFYRRSLHHIGDEQNPYEQAMSIIGKALASFNENNLIRCFGFGDARYQEVFSFYPDEKLCNGYEEVLGRYRELVPYVQLAGPTSFAPVIEMAITVIEKSGGQYHVLLIIADGKADTLHLGKTFDAIVKESEYPLSIILVGVGDGPWDSMREFIDSIPVRGFDNFQFVNFTEIMSKNMDQPQKEAEFSLAGLIKLPSQYKKIIELNLLGVSRGMAIHRAPLPPPMHTTASFGTQESSIWRNLILSAPSSNVDHTVGGFALPCYTFVNCVMHTLLLELAICL; translated from the exons ATGCTCTATGTTATCTGCAGGATAGAGCTGATGGGTGGGGCCTGTTGTTCACGGCATGTTACAGCTGTTTCACCAAGCCAGGACTTTGAGCCAAGGCAGCATTTTGCCTCTGCACCTCCAATATATGTTTCTAGTGGGGCCTCCGAGCCAAGGAGGTTATATGTGGAGGATTCAAACATAGCTGTCCGTCATAACAGGCTGGAAGAG GTTCTTGAAGCATTGGCACATGCTGGCCTGGAGTCTTCCAATCTTATTGTTGGTATTGACTTCACAAAGAGCAATGAGTGGACAG GCACTGAGTCCTTCTACCGGAGAAGTTTGCATCATATTGGAGATGAACAAAATCCCTATGAACAGGCGATGTCTATTATTGGAAAAGCATTGGCTTCCTTTAATGAGAACAACTTGATTCGCTGTTTTGGATTTGGGGATG CACGTTACCAAGAAGTTTTCAGTTTCTATCCAGATGAGAAGTTATGTAATGGATATGAAGAAGTATTGGGACGATATAGAGAATTGGTACCTTATGTACAGCTTGCTG GGCCAACATCGTTTGCCCCTGTCATTGAAATGGCCATCACTGTCATTGAGAAAAGTGGTGGCCAGTATCATGTGTTACTGATAATAGCTGATGGAAAG GCAGACACACTACACTTGGGGAAAACTTTTGATGCAATAGTAAAAGAGAG TGAGTATCCTTTGTCAATTATTCTAGTTGGGGTTGGAGATGGGCCATGGGATAGCATGAGAGAATTCATTGATAGCATCCCTGTTCGCGGCTTTGATAATTTCCAG TTTGTGAATTTTACAGAGATAATGTCAAAGAATATGGACCAACCCCAAAAAGAAGCAGAATTTTCTCTTGCAGGCTTGATTAAACTACCATCTCagtataaaaaaatcatagagCTTAATTTATTGGG TGTTAGTAGAGGGATGGCTATTCACAGGGCCCCTCTTCCCCCACCTATGCATACTACAGCTTCTTTCGGCACCCAAGAATCTTCAATTTGGAGAAACTTGATTCTGAGTGCACCCTCTTCCAATGT
- the LOC109000783 gene encoding E3 ubiquitin-protein ligase RGLG1-like isoform X1, producing MLYVICRIELMGGACCSRHVTAVSPSQDFEPRQHFASAPPIYVSSGASEPRRLYVEDSNIAVRHNRLEEVLEALAHAGLESSNLIVGIDFTKSNEWTGTESFYRRSLHHIGDEQNPYEQAMSIIGKALASFNENNLIRCFGFGDATARYQEVFSFYPDEKLCNGYEEVLGRYRELVPYVQLAGPTSFAPVIEMAITVIEKSGGQYHVLLIIADGKADTLHLGKTFDAIVKESEYPLSIILVGVGDGPWDSMREFIDSIPVRGFDNFQFVNFTEIMSKNMDQPQKEAEFSLAGLIKLPSQYKKIIELNLLGVSRGMAIHRAPLPPPMHTTASFGTQESSIWRNLILSAPSSNVDHTVGGFALPCYTFVNCVMHTLLLELAICL from the exons ATGCTCTATGTTATCTGCAGGATAGAGCTGATGGGTGGGGCCTGTTGTTCACGGCATGTTACAGCTGTTTCACCAAGCCAGGACTTTGAGCCAAGGCAGCATTTTGCCTCTGCACCTCCAATATATGTTTCTAGTGGGGCCTCCGAGCCAAGGAGGTTATATGTGGAGGATTCAAACATAGCTGTCCGTCATAACAGGCTGGAAGAG GTTCTTGAAGCATTGGCACATGCTGGCCTGGAGTCTTCCAATCTTATTGTTGGTATTGACTTCACAAAGAGCAATGAGTGGACAG GCACTGAGTCCTTCTACCGGAGAAGTTTGCATCATATTGGAGATGAACAAAATCCCTATGAACAGGCGATGTCTATTATTGGAAAAGCATTGGCTTCCTTTAATGAGAACAACTTGATTCGCTGTTTTGGATTTGGGGATG CAACAGCACGTTACCAAGAAGTTTTCAGTTTCTATCCAGATGAGAAGTTATGTAATGGATATGAAGAAGTATTGGGACGATATAGAGAATTGGTACCTTATGTACAGCTTGCTG GGCCAACATCGTTTGCCCCTGTCATTGAAATGGCCATCACTGTCATTGAGAAAAGTGGTGGCCAGTATCATGTGTTACTGATAATAGCTGATGGAAAG GCAGACACACTACACTTGGGGAAAACTTTTGATGCAATAGTAAAAGAGAG TGAGTATCCTTTGTCAATTATTCTAGTTGGGGTTGGAGATGGGCCATGGGATAGCATGAGAGAATTCATTGATAGCATCCCTGTTCGCGGCTTTGATAATTTCCAG TTTGTGAATTTTACAGAGATAATGTCAAAGAATATGGACCAACCCCAAAAAGAAGCAGAATTTTCTCTTGCAGGCTTGATTAAACTACCATCTCagtataaaaaaatcatagagCTTAATTTATTGGG TGTTAGTAGAGGGATGGCTATTCACAGGGCCCCTCTTCCCCCACCTATGCATACTACAGCTTCTTTCGGCACCCAAGAATCTTCAATTTGGAGAAACTTGATTCTGAGTGCACCCTCTTCCAATGT
- the LOC109000783 gene encoding E3 ubiquitin-protein ligase RGLG1-like isoform X2 yields MLYVICRIELMGGACCSRHVTAVSPSQDFEPRQHFASAPPIYVSSGASEPRRLYVEDSNIAVRHNRLEEVLEALAHAGLESSNLIVGIDFTKSNEWTGTESFYRRSLHHIGDEQNPYEQAMSIIGKALASFNENNLIRCFGFGDATARYQEVFSFYPDEKLCNGYEEVLGRYRELVPYVQLAGPTSFAPVIEMAITVIEKSGGQYHVLLIIADGKADTLHLGKTFDAIVKESEYPLSIILVGVGDGPWDSMREFIDSIPVRGFDNFQFVNFTEIMSKNMDQPQKEAEFSLAGLIKLPSQYKKIIELNLLGVSRGMAIHRAPLPPPMHTTASFGTQESSIWRNLILSAPSSNVDHTTCRDCGVRLGLCPFCRRAIRTRFMLS; encoded by the exons ATGCTCTATGTTATCTGCAGGATAGAGCTGATGGGTGGGGCCTGTTGTTCACGGCATGTTACAGCTGTTTCACCAAGCCAGGACTTTGAGCCAAGGCAGCATTTTGCCTCTGCACCTCCAATATATGTTTCTAGTGGGGCCTCCGAGCCAAGGAGGTTATATGTGGAGGATTCAAACATAGCTGTCCGTCATAACAGGCTGGAAGAG GTTCTTGAAGCATTGGCACATGCTGGCCTGGAGTCTTCCAATCTTATTGTTGGTATTGACTTCACAAAGAGCAATGAGTGGACAG GCACTGAGTCCTTCTACCGGAGAAGTTTGCATCATATTGGAGATGAACAAAATCCCTATGAACAGGCGATGTCTATTATTGGAAAAGCATTGGCTTCCTTTAATGAGAACAACTTGATTCGCTGTTTTGGATTTGGGGATG CAACAGCACGTTACCAAGAAGTTTTCAGTTTCTATCCAGATGAGAAGTTATGTAATGGATATGAAGAAGTATTGGGACGATATAGAGAATTGGTACCTTATGTACAGCTTGCTG GGCCAACATCGTTTGCCCCTGTCATTGAAATGGCCATCACTGTCATTGAGAAAAGTGGTGGCCAGTATCATGTGTTACTGATAATAGCTGATGGAAAG GCAGACACACTACACTTGGGGAAAACTTTTGATGCAATAGTAAAAGAGAG TGAGTATCCTTTGTCAATTATTCTAGTTGGGGTTGGAGATGGGCCATGGGATAGCATGAGAGAATTCATTGATAGCATCCCTGTTCGCGGCTTTGATAATTTCCAG TTTGTGAATTTTACAGAGATAATGTCAAAGAATATGGACCAACCCCAAAAAGAAGCAGAATTTTCTCTTGCAGGCTTGATTAAACTACCATCTCagtataaaaaaatcatagagCTTAATTTATTGGG TGTTAGTAGAGGGATGGCTATTCACAGGGCCCCTCTTCCCCCACCTATGCATACTACAGCTTCTTTCGGCACCCAAGAATCTTCAATTTGGAGAAACTTGATTCTGAGTGCACCCTCTTCCAATGT